Sequence from the Thermodesulforhabdaceae bacterium genome:
ATGCTATGCTTCAATGCCCTATGGAAAATGTCCTGGAACAACTCTATCTTGCACCCCCAATTCAGAAGGCTCTACTTTCCCATGAAGGAACCCTAGGACTCATGTATCGTATGATAATGGCGCATGAGGCTGGAGATAGCGAAAAAGTCGTAGAAATCGCAAAGAATTTTTCCTTAGATATAGCTAAAATTAATCAACTATATATCGAAGCTATCCGGTGGGCTCAAATGCTCTAACAGAAAACTCCCATTAAACCACAATTTCTAATCTTCTTGCTCTCTATCCCTCTTTTCAAGTATCGCCAGCCGCTGAGTAAGCCTTTTAATTTCCCGCTCCTGCCTTGAAAATTCTATATCCATCCGGAGAATCTTTATAAGCATCGCAGCAAATCCAAGCGAAAAGAAAAAGGTCGGAGGGTAGTTTACACCAAACCATCGCGCAACCACATCTACCGTCTCCGGGAAAAAACCAACAAGCACGGAACATACCGCTAAGCCAAGCCACCAGATTGTATGGCGAACATGAATGTAATCCTTTCTCACAAGAAAAATGATAGCAATAGCAATAAAAAGTCCTATAACCGTTGAAGTAATACGATAGGAGATCATGAAACAACTTCCTTTTTAGAATTTGCTTTGAAACATCGCTTAGAAACACCGTATACACTTGAATGCATCATGTATCTAATAACAGCTCCCCAACTGTAAAAAACCCTTGAATGACCAGCTTGCTTAGGACGTTCATACATCCTCACCGGAACCTCCACAATAGAAAGTCCCCTGTGAGCCAGCATGAGAAGAACGCCAACATCTTGATAATCAAGAAGTAGAGCGTCTTTACTCGTAAGAATGTTTATAGCTTGTGGACCATAAAGCCTGAATCCGGAGGTCAAATCCTTAACCGAAAGCCCTGTTAGAGTTCTCAGGAAACTCCACGCTATTCTTCTCAACTTGCTCACCCGTTCAGGACATGATCCGATCACAACATCTGCTCCCGTTTTGCGATAAGCATCATAAAGAAGAGAAATATCATTTATTTCGTGCTGACCATCTCCATCAAGAGTCACCACAGGAGCAATTTTATGGTATCTGGCGAAAAGAAGCCCTGTCTGTATAGCCGTCCATGCACCAAGTCGCTTTCCATGAGAAACCACAATGGCTCCACCTTCAAAAGCTTCCTCCGCTGTTCGATCGGTGCTTCCGTCATCCACCACAACAACGGGGCAACCCATCACATCCCAGATGTTTTTCACAACCCGTCTTATAGTTGCTTCTTCGTTATAGGCAGGAACCACAACAATCAAGTTTTATCCTTCTCTACTAGCAACTCCATTTTTGTAAGCACCGGTTTTGTAACTTAAGAAGAGTAAAAGGTAAAGCTTTTACAAAAACAATAGGGACACAGCATCGCCATGTCCCTATAGAAGAACCCGAAAAAAGTTAGGCAGGGACGAAACATTTATCGTCCCTGCGCAAAAGTTCTTTTAACTTCCAAGAATTTCTTCAAGATCTTTCTCAGGTGTTGAAATAGGTTTAATGTTGTAATTCTGAACCAGAAAGTTCAACACATTAGGAGTAAGAAAAGCTGGAAGGGAAGGACCAAGGCGCATATTTTTTATACCAAGAGAAAGAAGCGTAAGGAGAATCGCCACGGCTTTCTGTTCATACCAGGATAGAATAAGGGAAAGTGGCAGAGAATTCACATCAGTCTGAAAAGCCTCGGCAAGAGCCAGTGCCACCTGGATGGCGGAATAGGCATCATTGCACTGTCCCATATCGAGCAGTCTGGGAAGATCTCCTATAGTTCCCAGATCTTTGTCGAAGAATCGGAATTTGCCGCAGGCGAGAGTAAGCACCACACAGTCCTCTGGAACAAGTTCCACAAAGCGAGTGTAATAATTTCGTCCGGGTTTTGCTCCATCACAACCAGCAACCAGGAAGAAATGTCTGATCCTCCCTGCTTTAACTGCTTCAACTATTTTGCCAGCCACACTCAGCACAGCGTTCCTTGCAAATCCAACCATGACATACTTACCATTGCTATCATCGGCATAACCAGGAAGTTCAAGAGCTCGCTTGATAACCGGCTCAAAGTTTCTGTCCTTTATGTGCTCAACTCCGGGCCACCCCACAAGACCACAGGTAAAAATGTTCTTTTCGTAAACATCCCTTGGCTTCTGGATGCAGTTTGTGGTCATCAAAATAGCACCGGGAAATTCAGCAAACTCCTTCTGCTGGTTCTGCCAGGCAGTGCCGTAGTGTCCGTAGAAATGGGGATATTTTTTGAGTTCGGGATAACCATGAGCCGGAAGCATTTCGCCGTGAGTGTAAACGTAAATGCCTTTACCTTCCGTCTGCTTCAGAAGTTCTTCTAGATCCTTAAGATCATGCCCCGAAATCAGAATGGCTTTGCCCTTTTTGTGTCCTAAAGGCACCTTTGTGGGCACGGGATGGCCGTATGTGCTCGTGTGAGCGTTATCAAGAAGTTCCATAGTTCTGAGATTCACCTTGCCACAGCGCAATACCCAGTCCACCGCTTCCTGAAGGGAAAGATCCTTTCTGAGCGTTGTAGCAAGCGCTTCATGCAGGAAGCGATAGATTTCGTCATCACTTTTACCGAGAATTTGAGCATGATCGGCATAGGCTGCAATGCCTCTACAGCCGAAAATCAGAGTGTGTTTAAGGGATCTTATGTCAGGATCTTCGTCTTTATCAGCCAGAAATCCTACATTCTCACCCTGAGCCACCATTTCGTCCTTAGTAGAAGCAGGAACAAAGTTTGCCGGACCATCTCCGAAATCGGTTTTACCCCCAGCAGCCCTAACCTTTTCCTTTAGCCTTTCTCTAAGTTCAACTGTTTTTCTTATTAGCGGCGGGAAGCGATCGGGATCGAAGTTTACATTTGTTAGCGTGGAAAAGAGTGCTTCGCAGGTGAAAGCATTGGCTTCTTCATCTTTGATTCCAAGTTTCCAGGCTTCCTGAGCCACCTGGCTGAGTCCTTTAACAGCATAGAGCAAAAGATCCTGTAAGCTTGCCACATCCGGTTGTTTCCCACAAACACCTATCTTTGTGCAACCTTCGCCCTTTGCCGTCTGTTCGCACTGGTAGCAAAACATAGCCTGTTCCCTCCCCTTGATTGTTTAAGGTTTACCCCAAAGGATGAGGAAACATCACAGCAACTGAAGAAATTCTCCTCATCCTGATTTTCACAACTGTTTATGCCACTCTTATGGAGAAGAAACCTTGATCTGGATCAATCAGGTAAAAATTTGATCACAATTCGATTAATTCTTCTTCCAGCGTAAGAGATCGCCTTTCGTAAAAGGCTTTTCGCCATTCCAAAAACTTTCCCTGCTCAATAGCATCGCGAATCTCTTGCATCATTGAGAGATAAAAGTGGAGATTATGGATGGTGTTCAAGCGGTAGGAGAGAAGTTCTCGAGCGACATAAAGATGTCGCAAATAAGCTCTGGAAAAATTCTTGCAGGTGTAGCAAGAACAGTTCGGATCCACAGGGCGATCATCATCGGCATAGCATTGCTTTTTTATGTTCATCTTGCCCCAGGATGTAAAAAGAGTTCCATTTCGAGCGTTTCTTGTAGGAAGAACGCAATCGAACATGTCCACCCCGAGGGCTACTCCTTCAACAATATCTTCTGGAGTTCCAACACCCATAAGATACCTTGGCGCATCTTCAGGAAAAAGAGGAAGAATATTTTCAAGCACTTCCATCATCACTTCCTTAGGTTCACCGACCGATAGGCTTCCGACGGCGTATCCGTCAAAGCCAATCTTCATAAGACCTTCCAGAGATTCCCTGCGTAGATCCGTAAAAACGCTTCCCTGAACGATCCCGAAAAGATACTGATCGTGGCGTCGATGAACCTGTTTACACCGCAAAGCCCAGCGAAGAGAAAGCCTCATAGACGCTCTGGCGTAATCATACTCCACGGGGTAAGGGGTGCATTCGTCGAGCACCATAGCAATGTCTGAACCGAGAGCTTCCTGAATTTCTATCACACGTTCAGGGGTCAAAACATGTCGTGAACCGTCAATGTGGGATTGGAATTCTACTCCTTCTTCTTCAATACGCCTTATCTTTGCGAGGCTGAAGACCTGGTATCCACCACTGTCGGTAAGGATCGCCCGGTCCCAGCTCATAAATCTATGAAGTCCTCCAAGGCGCGCAATCCGTTCATGACCGGGGCGAAGATACAGATGATAGGTATTTCCCAGGATAATCCGGCAGTCTTCAGTAAGGAGATCGTGAGGAGTAAGGCTCTTTACCGATCCCTGAGTCCCAACCGGCATAAAAACCGGAGTTTCAACAACTCCATGAACTGTCGAAAGCCTGCCTCTTCGAGCCATAGTTTCAGGATCACGGGCTATTACTTCAAAGAATCTACTTTCAGCCAAAGCTACAACTCCTTAAAGGATGAGCATAGCATCACCATAGCTGTAAAACCTGTATCGTCTGGCGATAGCTTCTCGATATGCTGTAAGTATCAAGCTTCTTCCAGCAAATGCGGACACAAGCAAAATAAGACTGGACTTTGGAAGATGAAAATTTGTTATCATGGCATCCACAATTCTAAACTGAAACCCTGGCACAATGTAGCAATCGCAAAACCCACGGTAAGGAAAAGCATCCATATTGTCAAAATGAGCAGCCACTATACCTTCAAGTGTCCTAACGACGGTTGTTCCCACGGCTGTCACTCGTCTTCCCCCCAGCTTCGCTTCTTTAATCAATTCAGCCGTCTTTTTGCTTACTTCGCACCATTCTTTATG
This genomic interval carries:
- a CDS encoding DUF2304 domain-containing protein codes for the protein MISYRITSTVIGLFIAIAIIFLVRKDYIHVRHTIWWLGLAVCSVLVGFFPETVDVVARWFGVNYPPTFFFSLGFAAMLIKILRMDIEFSRQEREIKRLTQRLAILEKRDREQED
- a CDS encoding glycosyltransferase family 2 protein codes for the protein MVPAYNEEATIRRVVKNIWDVMGCPVVVVDDGSTDRTAEEAFEGGAIVVSHGKRLGAWTAIQTGLLFARYHKIAPVVTLDGDGQHEINDISLLYDAYRKTGADVVIGSCPERVSKLRRIAWSFLRTLTGLSVKDLTSGFRLYGPQAINILTSKDALLLDYQDVGVLLMLAHRGLSIVEVPVRMYERPKQAGHSRVFYSWGAVIRYMMHSSVYGVSKRCFKANSKKEVVS
- the hcp gene encoding hydroxylamine reductase, translating into MFCYQCEQTAKGEGCTKIGVCGKQPDVASLQDLLLYAVKGLSQVAQEAWKLGIKDEEANAFTCEALFSTLTNVNFDPDRFPPLIRKTVELRERLKEKVRAAGGKTDFGDGPANFVPASTKDEMVAQGENVGFLADKDEDPDIRSLKHTLIFGCRGIAAYADHAQILGKSDDEIYRFLHEALATTLRKDLSLQEAVDWVLRCGKVNLRTMELLDNAHTSTYGHPVPTKVPLGHKKGKAILISGHDLKDLEELLKQTEGKGIYVYTHGEMLPAHGYPELKKYPHFYGHYGTAWQNQQKEFAEFPGAILMTTNCIQKPRDVYEKNIFTCGLVGWPGVEHIKDRNFEPVIKRALELPGYADDSNGKYVMVGFARNAVLSVAGKIVEAVKAGRIRHFFLVAGCDGAKPGRNYYTRFVELVPEDCVVLTLACGKFRFFDKDLGTIGDLPRLLDMGQCNDAYSAIQVALALAEAFQTDVNSLPLSLILSWYEQKAVAILLTLLSLGIKNMRLGPSLPAFLTPNVLNFLVQNYNIKPISTPEKDLEEILGS
- the tgt gene encoding tRNA guanosine(34) transglycosylase Tgt; this encodes MAESRFFEVIARDPETMARRGRLSTVHGVVETPVFMPVGTQGSVKSLTPHDLLTEDCRIILGNTYHLYLRPGHERIARLGGLHRFMSWDRAILTDSGGYQVFSLAKIRRIEEEGVEFQSHIDGSRHVLTPERVIEIQEALGSDIAMVLDECTPYPVEYDYARASMRLSLRWALRCKQVHRRHDQYLFGIVQGSVFTDLRRESLEGLMKIGFDGYAVGSLSVGEPKEVMMEVLENILPLFPEDAPRYLMGVGTPEDIVEGVALGVDMFDCVLPTRNARNGTLFTSWGKMNIKKQCYADDDRPVDPNCSCYTCKNFSRAYLRHLYVARELLSYRLNTIHNLHFYLSMMQEIRDAIEQGKFLEWRKAFYERRSLTLEEELIEL